The following proteins are encoded in a genomic region of Magnolia sinica isolate HGM2019 chromosome 1, MsV1, whole genome shotgun sequence:
- the LOC131237853 gene encoding STOREKEEPER protein-like, giving the protein MAQKRAPASSSSSSAAASSSSESEEENPTPLSQKPTTKKPGDVPAAPHQDASKSNGSSSSSGDEDDDNTQPINKIQPSKPIKQKQQESAPNEKEKEEENDESDSLSDSESTSESDSPPKDPKPNPRPSRGPDPTIKPITSKPMDDVSKPKKPAAAAKPPPSTPTKPASALKRPAESNGKDSKRKRGGLASDEEDDEPARKSLFVRVWSDEDEIAFLKVMIEGLKKGSRPWDDMNSFHESIKKAVHAEVNRTQVATKIRTLKKKYQTNFQKALKGKEPTFGKPHDKVVYDLSKKIWGTDIEDNGLKSNDFGGDSMNADVKSGSTPSSRKAKAKTQMTALETSSPSKAIIGTVKPVGPVEEEEESLNLYPFIEESMHSHSNFGMSCLSKGLLKEALSSVDSSKAKELESKWKKVHLMEMKVCKMRAEVIQQQMELFADALKSVD; this is encoded by the coding sequence ATGGCTCAAAAACGCGCTCCGGCCTCGTCTTCTTCTTCCTCTGCCGCGGCCTCTTCTTCATCAGAATCCGAAGAAGAAAACCCTACTCCCCTCTCCCAAAAACCCACCACCAAAAAGCCCGGTGATGTCCCCGCCGCCCCACATCAAGACGCTTCCAAATCCAACGGTTCTAGTTCTTCCTCGGGCGATGAAGACGACGACAACACCCAACCCATCAACaagatccaaccatccaaacccatCAAGCAAAAACAACAGGAATCTGCCcccaatgaaaaagaaaaggaagaagaaaacgaTGAGTCTGATTCGCTCTCAGATTCCGAGTCCACTTCCGAGTCTGACTCGCCACCAAAAGACCCCAAACCCAACCCTCGCCCATCTCGTGGGCCCGACCCCACCATCAAACCCATCACCTCGAAGCCTATGGACGATGTCTCCAAACCCAAGAAGCCCGCAGCAGCAGCGAAGCCCCCTCCCTCCACCCCGACAAAACCCGCCTCGGCCCTGAAGCGCCCGGCCGAATCGAACGGCAAGGATTCAAAGCGGAAACGAGGAGGGCTGGCATCAGATGAAGAGGACGACGAGCCCGCGAGGAAGTCCCTGTTTGTCAGGGTATGGAGCGATGAGGACGAGATTGCATTCTTGAAAGTTATGATTGAGGGTCTTAAGAAAGGATCCAGGCCATGGGATGATATGAATTCCTTCCATGAATCCATCAAGAAGGCGGTACATGCCGAAGTCAACCGCACCCAGGTCGCGACCAAGATCCGGACGCTGAAAAAGAAGTACCAGACCAATTTTCAGAAGGCATTGAAAGGGAAAGAGCCTACTTTTGGGAAGCCCCACGACAAGGTAGTTTACGATCTCTCTAAGAAGATATGGGGCACAGACATTGAAGACAATGGATTGAAATCAAATGATTTTGGGGGTGATTCGATGAATGCTGATGTGAAGAGTGGCAGCACTCCGAGCAGTCGGAAGGCCAAGGCGAAGACCCAGATGACAGCTTTGGAAACATCTTCGCCGTCAAAAGCAATTATAGGGACTGTGAAACCGGTGGGCCctgtggaagaagaagaagaaagcttgAATCTATATCCTTTCATCGAGGAATCAATGCATTCTCATTCAAATTTTGGAATGTCATGTTTGAGCAAGGGTCTGCTGAAGGAAGCATTGAGTTCAGTTGATAGTTCAAAGGCAAAGGAGTTGGAAAGTAAATGGAAGAAGGTACACTTGATGGAGATGAAGGTGTGCAAGATGCGGGCCGAAGTGATCCAACAACAGATGGAGCTGTTTGCAGATGCGCTCAAGTCGGTGGATTGA